In the bacterium genome, TCATCATCTGGGACATCGCGCTTGTTGGTTCTGTCAACCGCAAGCAGTGGACCAAGGAAGACTTCGACGTCACGGCCGGACAGGTCTGGCTCAATGCGGACGGCCGGCGCAAGGCGATCGGGTTGTACGAGGCAAGGAAGCAGGAGAAGTGGAAGCACCCGGTCCTCGAATACTCCTTGAGCTACGCACGCACTATCGAGCTGGAGGCGCGGCTCCTGGAAAAGGAGTGGTCGGGCCAGCCGTCGGTGTTTGCGAAGCTGAGGCTGCGCTGATGGGTGACGAGAAACATTGGCACCTGCTCTGTTACGACATCCGGGAGCCGAAGCGCTGGGCCAAGGTGTACAAGATCCTCAAGGGACGGGGAGAACGGATACAACTCTCGGTGTTTCGTCTACAGATGACCCGGGTCCAGAACGAGGAACTGAGGTGGAAGCTTGGGAAGGTGATGGACAAGGAGGACAGCCTCTTGATCCTTCGCCTTTGCCCCGGCTGTGCCCAACGCATTGTCGATACCGAGGGCGATGAGAAGTGGAAGAAGCCGACGCCGACGTTCGATGTGATCTGATCACGGATCCTGGGAACATGAATGTCTTGTTGATCTTCGGAAGTCGCAAGCGATTGAAAAACCAGTGGATGGCCCACGCAACGGCTTGTCATGGTGCTTGAAGCGTTGATTGGGCAGTGATTACAATGGTATGGATTGCTGGGGGTGCGTGGCCGGGCTGTGAACTGGCGTCGCCCCGACGGTCCTTGAAAATTGGGCTCTGGAACGGCGGAAAAGACAGCACTTCCGAACTATAATCCGCCGGGATCTTCGATGCCGAAAGGCGTTGAGCACCGCTTACCCACCATTTCCGAGAACA is a window encoding:
- the cas2 gene encoding CRISPR-associated endonuclease Cas2 codes for the protein MGDEKHWHLLCYDIREPKRWAKVYKILKGRGERIQLSVFRLQMTRVQNEELRWKLGKVMDKEDSLLILRLCPGCAQRIVDTEGDEKWKKPTPTFDVI